Part of the Deltaproteobacteria bacterium genome, CGGTCCGGGCCAACCCCTGCGCCGGGGCGGGGTCGCACATCTTGCGAACGGGGTGGGACTCGCCGGTCAAGGTGGACTGGTCCACCCGCAATTCCGCCTCCGCGACGAGGCGGGCATCCGCGGAGATGTGCTCACCTTCCGACAGAAGGAGCACATCGCCCGGAACGAGCGTCGACGCCTCCACCCGTCGCTCCTCCCCTCCCCGGACGACGCGGGCATGCGCCGGAAGGAGCCGCCGCAAAGCCTCCGTCGCCTTCTCCGCTTTGTACTCCTGCCAGAAGCTGAAGCAGCCGTTGACCACGTTGACCGCCCACACCGCCGCGCCGAGCTCGGGCATACCGGCGAGAAATCCGATCAGCCCGCCTGCCCAGAGCAGGAGGGCCATCCGGTGGGTGAACTGGGACAGGAACTTCACGGAGAGGGAGGTGCCGCGCACCTCGCGAATCGCGTTGGGACCGTGGCGACCAAGGCGTTCCTCTATTTCCGATCGGGAAAGGCCTTCCGGCCGGGAGGAGAGCGCCGCGTGCACCTCTCCGACGCGAAGGGCATGAACGGGAACGGCGGGACCGGCCGAGGCGCCGGAGGGAGAAGATTCCCGGGTGTGCCCTGCGAAAGGATTCATGGGCGCTCGCGGCCTTTGCCTTCCTCTTCGGGGACAACGGTTCACGGCACGCGGTTCCATTCTAATCCCCCGGCGCGGAGAGGAGGCAAGGAAAGGTTACCGTCCGTCGAGCGGGATAAAGCGGGTTTATAATGGATTCCTATCCGGACATCGGGAGGAAACGAATGGGCCACCTTCTGCACTCGAAAAGCAGCCTCGTACCGCTGATCGACCGCCTCAACCGGTTTCCCGTCGGGCTGGTGGACAACGAGAAGTTGCGGGAGATCCTGTCGCTCCTCTTCGAGGAGAAGGAGGCGTTCGTCGCCTCCCGTTTCCCCCTGGCGGAGACGACGTTGCCGGAGTTGAGCCAACGGACGAAGATGCCGCCCGAAGAGCTGCTCCCGGTCCTCGACGCCATGGCCGACAAGGGGCTCATCATCGACATGCCGTTCCAGGGGACCACCTACTACCTTCTGCTGCCCGGCCTCATCGGATTCTTCGAATTCACCTTCATGAAACGGCGCACCGACCTGCCGATGGCGAAGCTCGCCCGTCTCATGGAGGAGTATCTGAACGAGGGGAGCCAGGCCGCGGAGATGTTCGGCGGCAAGACCCCGCTCACCCGGTCGCTGGCGTACGAGGAGCACATCCCCGTTTCGTCCGAGATCACCACCTACGAGCGCGCGCGGGAAATCATCCGGGAGGCCGGGTACGGCGCGGTCCAGATGTGCTACTGCCGCCACAAGAAGGAGCACGTCGGGGAGACGTGCAAAAAGGGAGCGCCCACGGAGGGGACGTGCATTTCGCTGGGGGCCGGAGCCCGGTTCATGACCCGACGCGGGTTCGCGCAGGAGAAAAGCGTCGACGAACTGCTGGCGCTCCTCGACCGGGCGCGGGAGCTGCGGCTCACGCACATCACCGACAACATCCGCCAGAAGCC contains:
- a CDS encoding 4Fe-4S binding protein; translation: MGHLLHSKSSLVPLIDRLNRFPVGLVDNEKLREILSLLFEEKEAFVASRFPLAETTLPELSQRTKMPPEELLPVLDAMADKGLIIDMPFQGTTYYLLLPGLIGFFEFTFMKRRTDLPMAKLARLMEEYLNEGSQAAEMFGGKTPLTRSLAYEEHIPVSSEITTYERAREIIREAGYGAVQMCYCRHKKEHVGETCKKGAPTEGTCISLGAGARFMTRRGFAQEKSVDELLALLDRARELRLTHITDNIRQKPSFICNCCSCCCEIMHGVQAGFHNGVGKTGFTAVIEPSRCEYCGECFTACNVKAIGPPKGVRFGAGEKRYAAVREEVCLGCGACVSACGKGALTMVPADNREIPPLKKRDLQLQMLKEKGRLPSVP